GAGCTGTTCGCCGCCGCCGCCGATGAGGATGGGCGGCCGGGGATTCGGCTTGGGCTCACAGTAGGCATGCTCGATGTGGTAATGTCGGCCGTGGAAGGTGGCCGGCGTCTCTGTCCACAGGCGGCGGACGATCTGGACAGCCTCCTCTAGCTGGCGGATGCGGGTGGCGGGCTTGGGGAAGTCGTAGCCGTAGGCCCGGTATTCGTCTTCCTTCCAGCCTGCGCCGATGCCCAGGATGAAGCGTCCGCTGCTCAGGAGCTGGAGGGTGGCGCCCATCTTGGCCAGGAGGGCCGGGTTGCGGTAGGACTGGCAGAGGACGATGGTGCCGAATTTCAGGCGAGGGAAGGCGCCCGCCAGGTAGCAGATGGTGGACAGACATTCCAGGGTGGGGATGTCGTCGGCGGCAAAGCGGGCCCAGGGGATGAAGTGATCCGCCACCCAGGCCGAGTCAAAGGCGTCGCCCAGGGCCTCCAGGTTGCGGACGATCTGTTGGACGAAGTCCGGGCCGCTGCTTCCGTCCACCGGGAAGGCCGGGACTCGCCAGCCAAATTGAACAGTGCTCATCGTTGCGCTCCTTTGTGCTCTTTTTGATCCTCTTGCGGTCTTTGCGTTCATCCACAGACAGGAACTCTTCTGCTCCCATCCCCTTCCCCTGGCGGGAGGGCTGGGGGCGAGGGGGTGTGTCGCTTCCCGCCTCCCCAATATACTTGCCCCGGCCCCTTTCGTCCATTATACTGGTATCCATACGGCTGCGCCATCACCCGACACGCCCGGAAAGGAACCCCATGAATCCCGCATTGGCCTATCTGGATGCCGCCCAGGCTATCCTTCAGCGCATCCGCGAGACCCAGATGGACGCGTTGGAACGGGCGGCCGACATCTGCACCCATACCATCGCCAACGAGGGGCTGGTGCACCTCTTCGGCACCGGCCATTCCCGCATGTTCATCGAGGAAATGTTCCCCCGGCACGGCAGCTTTCCCGGCTTTCACCCCCTGGTGGAACTCTCCCTCACCTACCACAACCAGGTGGTGGGCTCCAATGGCCAGCGCCAGGCCATGTTCCTGGAGCACGTGGAGGGCCTGGGCAAGGTGATCCTGCGCAATTTCGTGCTGGCTCCGCCAGACAGCTTCATCATCTTCTCCAACAGTGGCGTCAACGAAGTGGTGGTGGAGGTGGCCCTGGAGGCCAAGAAGCGAGACCTCCCCGTGATCGTGGTGGTCTCCCTGGAGCATTGCCTGGCCTCTGCGCCCAAACACAGCTCCGGCAAACGGCTGCCGGACATCGCGGACGTGACCATCGACAACTGCACCCCAGGGGGCGACGCCATGGTGACCATCGACGGGCTGCCGGACCCCGTGGGCCCCGGCTCCACCATCGGTGCGGCCGCGGTGACCAATGCC
The DNA window shown above is from Litorilinea aerophila and carries:
- a CDS encoding TIGR03560 family F420-dependent LLM class oxidoreductase, which codes for MSTVQFGWRVPAFPVDGSSGPDFVQQIVRNLEALGDAFDSAWVADHFIPWARFAADDIPTLECLSTICYLAGAFPRLKFGTIVLCQSYRNPALLAKMGATLQLLSSGRFILGIGAGWKEDEYRAYGYDFPKPATRIRQLEEAVQIVRRLWTETPATFHGRHYHIEHAYCEPKPNPRPPILIGGGGEQLTLRVVARHADWWNIPGGTLENYRHKLEVLRRHCDAEGRDYDEIRKTWAVEVVAVAETEAEARRMAEASPFYSGAGLVGTPDQVAEQLRAFTELGCSYFIARFADFPRTEGVRLFAERVIPQFQ
- a CDS encoding sugar isomerase domain-containing protein yields the protein MNPALAYLDAAQAILQRIRETQMDALERAADICTHTIANEGLVHLFGTGHSRMFIEEMFPRHGSFPGFHPLVELSLTYHNQVVGSNGQRQAMFLEHVEGLGKVILRNFVLAPPDSFIIFSNSGVNEVVVEVALEAKKRDLPVIVVVSLEHCLASAPKHSSGKRLPDIADVTIDNCTPGGDAMVTIDGLPDPVGPGSTIGAAAVTNALKCLIADRLTRLGKPPIVLTSSYFIGSEASARQFDACYDDYRRRVRRVYGC